The region cgtcgtggcaccttttccCATGTCGTGGTGGCTGGTcgtcactacatgcgtcatcACAAGTGGTTCTGACAGACTCCAGAGCACCTGCGACGTCGTGGCACTGTTACGACGTCGTGGTGTCTAACGCAACATTGGGGCTCGCgccctgaacttcagaaatttataactttcgtatacaaactccgttttcgacgttctttatatcggcgcgtaggtgagattatgctctacaactctcgttttgactttgttggctaattctgatttatttttaatatattatttctagtaggccgggacacgaaaattccgtcataaatccataacttattcatccgacgtccgttttcgtcagactttttaccgttgcgctactattgttgagaccttcgattctcatttaggttgtttcagccaaaagtctctcgatctctatttcgagtttttagctgtctactgctatatccggatcttggaaaaataataacttcctcatacaaagtcagatttggacgttctttttacatacgtttacggtttaatgatgtctacaactttcatttagatacctaaggctaaaaattattgtattgaaacttcgcgttttacgtctatcagtgttgccggtttttgctacgaatcttagattggtcataacttcttcgttataacttggattttagtgttatttatatgtacgaaaaccttgatacgattcctaccactttatttaacccaaataagattttagtaaagttaaattttgacctaaatttgactggtgttacattacattgtctcgaaatatcgggttgtcacactgatGAATACAAGCTGGGAGTTACTCACATCAAAATTTTTATCGaaaattattatgaatgtttgGCAATGACAGATGTGGAGTTGGCTACAACAAAAGTTCTGGAAATTACAGCACCAATGGCTCCTTCGAAGACTCAAGCAGACTTGAAGAAATATGCAGATGGTGAAATATGCTTGAAGCCTTTTGGCTTAGTCTTCTCCGGGAAGGATAAGTCAGGAACGTCAAAGAGATTTTTGTTCCAGGCAAGTGAAGTTGAAAGATATTCTACTTCGCAATAGACGAACTTGATTGTTCGTATGAACCattgcaagaagaataatgaaggtGATAAGAAGGAACTGAAGAAGATTATCTCTTGGTATACTGAGATACGAAGAGTAATGTTGTACTCCATTCAACTTCTTACAAATGAAGTCTTCAACTCTGTTTACAAAAGGGGGGGAGAATGTAAGAGTAGTTTGGTTGTAAAGAATCGAAGTCTTGTATGTACTCTTCGTATGTTTTGATATCTattttactaaggcattttatACGAAGCTTTGATGTCTAGtccttattatattttttttacggTTTTActctcctataaatagaagtctTTACTAGAGTTAGAGAAGGTTTTTTACAGTCTTGTCTACTTTTGCACTCTGTAAACCTAAAGCGTAATATTGAGCTAAAACAAGATCTTATTTACATCGGTGTTCAATCTTTCATACAGTTTCTGATTACATACTCTGATTAATATTCAAAGTCGATTCTTATATTCTACATATTCTTACTTAAATATGAATGTCATGGTGTGCAGCAGGACCGAATGTTGGTACTTCTGACTTCTTTTGGTGTGATTAGGTTCTCCTCAAAATGAATTGTTTACCAAATTCCTTTGGCTTCCAAAGTTACGCATAGGGGCATTTTCATCTAGACGATTTCTTGTACCTTTTAAGATTGGTTGAGGACTCGATAGATCATGTTTTCATTGCATGCTCATTTGCCACAAACGTTTCGATGTGGATTCTAAATGGGGATGCCAGAAGTGTATATAAGAGTTCAAAGCTACTATCTTCAACATGTTAGTTTATTTGGATGACTAGGAACCCAATTATTTTTAGAAATAATAAGTCCTCTCCAATGAAGGTTGCATAAGAGATTCAGATTCAACTAATTAGTTTGAATAAGCACCATGCTCAATTTTCTAGCCTTAACAGACATTATTATTTATACAGTTCCCTATTTAATATTTGTAACTTTTAATTTTGCGGACTAGCTTCTTTAGCTAGTCGGTTGTTGGTGCTTAATAAAAACTTTAATAGTTGTAAAAGAACCTACATAAATATTAGAATGGAGAAAAAAATTATTTCACCAAGATCATAAATTATTATTTATGAGTTCATTACAACTTTAATTGTTCATCTAAACGCAAATTTACAACTTCCCACAAGTGTTCAAAcctataaatatatatacatatatactctATATTTAAACCATAAAAATGCTTACACTGTTACACATGTATCTGACATTCACAACATTTACAATAGTTGTATAGATCGTGCAGGAGTTTTATGGAAAACAATAACCTAAACACCGTCACTCCCAACATCCCTCGTGGCCATCGCATCCATAATCGAATAAAATCCTCACTATTAACGAAGAAGCGGACGAGTTTCCTCTTTTACCATATAAATTACAAGCACACAACCCGTCATTTTCTCCATCTAGATCTCACTCCTCTAGATCTCCCCTTCTTTCTCTGTGTAAAAATGGCAAAATTTGTTTTCATTTTGCTTGCTTTCTCCATCACGTACACTTCTGTTCTTCTTGCTGCTCATCCTCCAACTCCTGTTGAAGGTACATAACCGTTTCACAAACAACAGTTGAAGCTAGCATTACAGAAATAAACACCACTAACGCCATTGTCGATCGTGTTTTTGCAGGTCTCTTACCAAATGGAAACTTCGAAGAACCACCGAAGTCAAACAACATTAATAAGACATTCCTGCTAGGCAAAAAGGCATTACCCAAATGGGAGATCAGCGGCCAAGTGGAGTACATGCAGGGCGGACCTCAGCCTGACGGGAGGTACATCGCCGTCGCCCAAGGCATCCACGCCGTCAAACTGGGGAACGAAGCTAATATCTCTCAAACGATATCCGTGAAGGCTGGATCTTTGTATGCCATAACGTTCGGTGCTTCAAGAACTTGTGCACAGCAGCAGGTGTTGAGAGTGTCTGTGCCACCACAGTCCGGGGATCTTCCGCTCAAGACTTTGTACTGCACTGACGGTGGCGatgtttatgcttatggtttTAGAGCAAATTCAAGCACTGTGAGGATAACCTTCCATAACCCTGGGGTAGAAGAAGATCCTAAATGTGGGCCCATCATTGATTCCGTCGCCATTAAAGAACTTTTCCCTCCAAGACCTACACGACGTAAGTAATTCTCAAAAACATCCAATCTGATCAATTCTAGTTTCCTGTGAATTCATGCATTGTTTTTGTTGCAGTTAATATCGTGAAAAATGGTGGATTCGAGGAAGGTCCTCGTTTATTGTTCAACACCTCCAATGGCGTCCTTCTTCCTCCTCAACAACAAGACATCACATCTCCTCTCCCTGGGTGGATCATCGAGTCTTTAAAAGCTGTTAAATTTATCGACTCAATGCATTACAACGTCCCACACGGTGACTCGGCCATTGAGCTGCTTGCCGGGAGAGAAAGCGCGGTCACACAAATCATCAGAACCATCCCTAACAAACTCTATATCCTAACATTCTCCATTGGAGATGCCAAGGACTTTTGCGTTGGAGACATGATGGTTGAAGCTTTTGCTGCCAAAGACACCCTGAAAGCACCATTCAAATCGGAAGGGAAGGGGAAGTGGAAGACAGTTACAATGAAATTTAAGGCAATCTCTTCGAGAACCCGACTGAGCTTCCATAGCTCGTATTACCACACTAGGGTTGACGACACCGTATCCCTTTGTGGTCCTGTGATCGATGACGTTCGCGTGCTGTCTGTCAAGGATGCAGCCAAAATTTTATAGGACATAAACCGTAATATAAGGTATTAAAATATTTATATACGTATAACGATGATGAAGTCTATGAATttgaaaaaattttgaaaaagaaaaatgtgTTGAAATAGTAAGTGCATTGATTTTTGTGGGTTTATGTAATACCTTCCCAAATATTATTGCAATATAATTATGATTCATGAACATAATTTTGTTAAAATAGAAATTACATTGATTTTTTTTGGGCATGAACTTATCGTTTACACTGAAAAAATAGTTCTATGATTCTCGTTTTACACACGATTTAATCTAGCCTTATAAGGCTGTAATAAAAAAAAGTCTAAATTACCTatcataataaatttattaattactATAAATTACAGCAAATTAAATACGTACTAACAGATTAGAAATATGAATGGAAACGGTGTAGCACTACTAGACACATCGCAAGTTTTAATAAACGGTGTAGCACTACTAAAGAGAGCAAGTTTTAATTAGAAGCTATTACAAAaacaattattatattattatattaggtGTAAAATTCATGTATTACACAgattgattaaaaaaataaaatattaatattaaaatataaataataagtattttttaaagtaaaattttgaaataaagaaAACTTAGAAACAAattaattgcaatttattataatatttattacatttgatattttttatatataagtataaaattACGTGGCcatctaattttaaaatttgaaaaaaaccaTAAACTTAAATGTAGATATCCTtcctaataaataattttttttaccacAGGTCACACTATCATTGATTTGGCCACatatcattttgtggttatttttaattaattttttttacatgaaattttatggtttttttcattttattaattttcacataatattaaatgtaataattgcaataaatataataataaatgcatgTCAATTTCATTAATTTACTAGTtgataacccgtgggaaccacggttataaaattaatcaaacttttatagtaaaaacaaaaaattattaataagttattttaaataaattattaagagatattttttattagttatgtgaaattataatcattgattcaaataaatatataaaattaacttttaatatacattaattagatattttttatttgtgaattaatgaaaacaataatttaaaatttaaaatttaaaatagaatcacattaatgaggaggtataataaatttaaaatggaaaactaatagattgacaagtggcaacacattaattaaaatgtctaatatgataacacatggcaaaagagctactcttttattagtatagatttcctttaaatttcaaattttttaaattaacGTTTCATTAGTTTCCTTTGTTTGTTTATCTAAAttgtttgtttaatttaaaaataaaaaaacaaacattttaattttaataatttaatatttttctatttacaaaatttcatatttttttttaaatgaactcATTTAATATATGGGTCTTATacctaattatttatttaaaaaatatcacaaaatgacaagtatcaAAACTTATTAGAAATCgacatttgtaaaaaaaaaaaaaaaaaaaaaaaaaaaaaaaaaaaaaaaaaaaacctataaaTAGATATATTAAAACAAACCGACGTAAAAATAGTAAAGTTGTTATGTGTCACATTTTTGCTATAAGTTTTCCAATTTAGATTTTTGCCGCAAGAGGTTATGAATTTTTGTGTTTCATATTTTTGTGTTTCATATTTTTGCAACAATAGTTATCTCTTAGATATTTTAATTTGGCACAAAATTCGAATACCTTCCCAAATATTTCTTAAAATATAAATGTTGAAAATTAACATTTGTAATCGGTGCTGATATTTACACCGATGTTGTTTATAGATCCACATAAATATAAAACagacaattttttttatagatccacataaataaatataaagtaaacTGACAATTTTGCCCCTACTTACTTATCTTCATTCCTCCTTCTCTTTGATCGGTCTTTCCTTCTCTTATGGGATGTTTGGGAATGCTTTTTAAACTCTAAAAGTGTTTTTAGATAGAAGTGTTTATTTGCTTATTGTGGTGGTAAaagaagattttttttaaaaagtgtttaaATAAGCTTTTATAGTGAAAAAGTCAATaagtcaataagttaaaaaaTGTTTGACTTAAGAATTGTTTTTTGAAGTTATTTTGGTTGAAAAGGCATATCAGTTTCAAAAAGCCATGTTTTACAGGCATATTAAAAAGTGCTTTTTGAAGCTTATGGaaaagttgtgacatccccaatttcacggccagaaaaaactgATTTGTTATACTTTGTTTTTTAAAACTCAGAGTAATCTtctaaagaaaacagttgcgaaatttgttcccaaaccaaaatatgataaaaaaaaattatcaaagcatttctttaaagaaatgtattttcattatatagcaaatttcgggatgtcatattcaatacagaccaaaaacataaacagaacaaaatagaccttacaacagttatcatatctactgatctataatccaaaatccctCGTTATGttatccaacttatgctctcgtgtcGTAACCTGTAATATATAagaaaactgagagggtcaggcttgggagcctggtgagcatataggatattcaacccacaataatataattattatatttaattatcaaacaatcgaTCCAATTACCCGCCCTCATTATCTTCCTTCATTTCAtaaagatttaccctaagaaccgattacccttctcc is a window of Lactuca sativa cultivar Salinas chromosome 1, Lsat_Salinas_v11, whole genome shotgun sequence DNA encoding:
- the LOC111912644 gene encoding protein DUF642 L-GALACTONO-1,4-LACTONE-RESPONSIVE GENE 2 is translated as MAKFVFILLAFSITYTSVLLAAHPPTPVEGLLPNGNFEEPPKSNNINKTFLLGKKALPKWEISGQVEYMQGGPQPDGRYIAVAQGIHAVKLGNEANISQTISVKAGSLYAITFGASRTCAQQQVLRVSVPPQSGDLPLKTLYCTDGGDVYAYGFRANSSTVRITFHNPGVEEDPKCGPIIDSVAIKELFPPRPTRLNIVKNGGFEEGPRLLFNTSNGVLLPPQQQDITSPLPGWIIESLKAVKFIDSMHYNVPHGDSAIELLAGRESAVTQIIRTIPNKLYILTFSIGDAKDFCVGDMMVEAFAAKDTLKAPFKSEGKGKWKTVTMKFKAISSRTRLSFHSSYYHTRVDDTVSLCGPVIDDVRVLSVKDAAKIL